In the Opitutaceae bacterium genome, one interval contains:
- a CDS encoding outer membrane beta-barrel protein, with the protein MPDSSAGFRSNPRHRVLTAVLVLLGAATLGQAQGSQATKASANRWGTSEFYLGGSFVGGGTNILKQDPVTLDFDDDWNFLVGGGYNLNDNLYIGGEMNFANTSFTGTGYDPDTGEESRLTQRLKQWAILIGGEYNLLTGPVTPYVSAGLGFTYMETDVPGGDAELICVPGYWQWWCYWAYPVYSDWFFTYYAGAGLRWDVNDRTVVRLSYESNWINVSGLSSSPRQDVFSLTIGGKF; encoded by the coding sequence ATGCCTGATTCTTCAGCTGGATTTCGCTCCAACCCTCGTCATCGTGTATTGACCGCGGTTCTCGTGTTGCTCGGTGCCGCCACCCTGGGCCAGGCCCAGGGCTCACAGGCGACCAAAGCGAGTGCCAACCGCTGGGGCACCAGCGAGTTCTACCTTGGAGGATCCTTCGTCGGCGGCGGGACCAACATACTCAAGCAGGATCCGGTCACCCTGGATTTCGACGACGATTGGAATTTCCTCGTCGGCGGCGGCTACAACCTGAACGACAACCTGTACATTGGCGGGGAGATGAACTTCGCCAATACCAGCTTCACCGGGACTGGTTATGATCCCGATACCGGTGAGGAGTCGCGACTCACCCAGAGGCTGAAGCAATGGGCCATCCTGATCGGCGGGGAATACAACCTTCTGACCGGCCCGGTTACACCTTACGTTTCCGCCGGTCTCGGCTTCACGTATATGGAGACCGACGTTCCCGGCGGCGACGCCGAGTTGATCTGTGTTCCCGGCTACTGGCAATGGTGGTGTTACTGGGCCTACCCGGTCTATTCGGATTGGTTCTTCACCTACTACGCAGGCGCCGGCCTCCGCTGGGATGTCAACGACCGCACCGTGGTGCGACTCTCCTACGAATCGAATTGGATCAACGTATCCGGATTGTCCTCCTCCCCCCGTCAGGATGTCTTCAGCCTGACCATCGGCGGCAAATTCTAG
- a CDS encoding glucose 1-dehydrogenase: protein MRFEGRTAVVTGGGSGIGAAIAERLAGEGAKVLIWELNPQGAESVVQSICQAGGVAEAVACDVSRLESVQNATRQAGTIDILVNNAGIAHIGTAESTTPEDFDRIFSVNVKGVYHCLHAILPSMRARGKGVILNMASIASRLGIQDRFAYSMSKGAVLAMTLSAAKDYVSAGIRCNCLCPARIHTPFVDAYLKQHYPDNRDEMFTRLSAYQPVGRMGEPAEVAALAAFVCSDEAAFITGSAIDIDGGVMNLR from the coding sequence ATGCGCTTCGAGGGCAGGACCGCAGTCGTTACGGGCGGCGGGTCGGGCATCGGCGCGGCCATCGCCGAGCGACTGGCCGGCGAAGGGGCGAAGGTGCTGATCTGGGAGTTGAATCCACAAGGCGCCGAGTCGGTCGTTCAATCCATCTGCCAAGCCGGCGGTGTGGCCGAGGCCGTCGCTTGCGACGTTTCCAGGCTTGAGTCCGTTCAGAATGCAACCCGCCAGGCGGGCACGATCGACATCCTGGTCAACAATGCCGGGATCGCGCATATCGGCACCGCCGAATCGACCACGCCAGAGGACTTCGACCGGATCTTCTCGGTCAATGTCAAGGGGGTCTACCACTGCTTGCACGCCATCCTGCCCTCCATGCGGGCACGGGGCAAAGGGGTCATCCTCAATATGGCGTCCATCGCCAGCCGACTTGGAATCCAGGACCGATTTGCCTACTCCATGAGCAAAGGGGCGGTTCTCGCCATGACGCTCTCCGCGGCCAAGGACTACGTGAGCGCGGGCATCCGCTGCAATTGTCTCTGCCCGGCCCGGATTCACACCCCTTTCGTCGACGCCTACCTCAAGCAGCACTATCCGGATAACCGGGACGAAATGTTCACGCGCCTGTCCGCCTACCAGCCGGTCGGCCGGATGGGTGAGCCCGCCGAGGTCGCCGCCCTCGCCGCGTTCGTCTGCAGCGATGAAGCCGCCTTCATCACCGGTTCCGCCATCGACATCGACGGTGGAGTCATGAACCTGCGGTGA
- a CDS encoding phytanoyl-CoA dioxygenase family protein: MTAPLSLSQLAAYERDGFILISGLIPSPIVRKAESTLWSSLGLDPGERTGWPVGAQFRRQTHPDLLACYTPTLLEAVAQLAGEDLSAFPAPRAVTSIVGFPPVDPPEWTWPQPHIDHAIKEEGHRTFPRPFRVASMLFLNEVAPHGGGTIVWPGSHKKIEALALSDRERYATMWALNLDLHRLALANPVELQPRQGDILFYQHLCAHAGSSNITSRPRVAFNAKW; encoded by the coding sequence ATGACAGCCCCGCTCAGCCTTTCTCAGTTGGCGGCCTATGAACGCGACGGATTCATTCTCATCTCCGGTCTGATTCCCTCCCCCATCGTCCGGAAAGCCGAGTCAACTCTCTGGTCCAGCCTCGGGCTCGATCCGGGCGAGAGAACAGGCTGGCCTGTGGGCGCACAGTTCAGGCGTCAGACCCATCCCGATCTGCTGGCCTGCTACACCCCGACCCTGCTTGAAGCGGTTGCCCAACTGGCCGGGGAGGACCTCTCCGCCTTTCCCGCCCCGAGAGCGGTCACATCGATCGTGGGCTTTCCTCCGGTTGACCCTCCCGAGTGGACGTGGCCCCAGCCGCACATCGATCACGCGATCAAGGAAGAAGGCCACAGGACCTTTCCTCGCCCCTTCCGCGTCGCCTCCATGCTTTTCCTCAATGAAGTCGCGCCCCATGGCGGCGGCACCATTGTCTGGCCCGGATCCCACAAGAAGATTGAAGCCCTCGCCCTGAGCGACCGGGAACGTTACGCCACCATGTGGGCCCTCAATCTGGATCTCCACCGTCTGGCGCTGGCGAACCCTGTCGAGCTTCAACCCAGGCAGGGAGACATTCTCTTCTACCAGCACCTCTGTGCCCACGCCGGCAGTTCGAATATCACTTCCCGGCCGCGCGTCGCCTTCAACGCCAAATGGTGA
- a CDS encoding sialidase family protein — protein MSTGFAKNSPFHPVPDPRHVSRGLTLPTEGYSDQPYLIRTDDGAWLCVFTTGSGTEGQLGQHVVTCRSMDRGKTWEPCVDVEPADGPEASYAVLFKAASGRVYCFYNHNTDNLRELIADDPPYPGGVCRRVDSQGYFVFKFSDDHGRSWSVRRFPIPVRETEIDRKNAYGGRIRFFWNVGKPFLHDGNVYVSIHKVGGFGEGFFTSSEGWLLCSPNLNTESDPEKFLWETLPEGEVGLRTPPGGGPIAEEQSYSVMSDGSFFCVYRSVDGHPVCATSRDRGRTWSEPAYMAYPDGRLMRHPRAANFAWKCANGKYLYWFHNHGGRWYDDRNPVWLCGGVERQTSDGLVIDWSQPEIVLYDDDPYVRMSYPDLLEEDGRFYLSETQKHLPRIHEVSRELVEGLWGQFEAPADCARGRVLDLSLDGGREHEVALPELPDFLGRDVSRPDHGTGDFRRGVSIGFQIRRPAADGTLVLLDSRAPDWRGIILRVDPKGGFGMLLSDGRTHASWKTEDGVLGQDVVHNVTIILDGGPKIISILVDGQLLDGGRERQFGWSRFSPHFRGVNGMPMARVGPAIQRLWIYDRAIRTSEAIGRHRWLAANAQ, from the coding sequence ATGAGCACTGGATTCGCCAAGAACAGCCCCTTCCATCCGGTTCCGGACCCGCGTCATGTCAGTCGCGGTCTGACCCTCCCGACCGAGGGGTACAGTGACCAGCCCTATCTGATCCGAACCGATGACGGCGCCTGGCTCTGCGTCTTCACGACGGGATCCGGGACCGAAGGTCAACTCGGCCAGCACGTGGTCACCTGCCGGAGCATGGATCGGGGAAAGACCTGGGAGCCCTGCGTGGACGTGGAACCGGCCGACGGTCCGGAAGCATCCTATGCGGTCCTCTTCAAGGCCGCATCCGGACGGGTCTATTGCTTTTACAACCACAACACGGACAATCTTCGCGAATTGATCGCAGACGATCCCCCTTATCCCGGAGGCGTCTGCCGGAGAGTTGATTCGCAGGGCTATTTTGTCTTCAAATTCAGCGACGATCATGGCCGGAGTTGGTCGGTCCGGCGTTTCCCGATTCCGGTCCGGGAAACAGAGATTGATCGAAAGAATGCCTATGGCGGCCGGATCCGCTTTTTCTGGAATGTCGGGAAGCCGTTTCTGCATGACGGGAATGTCTATGTGTCCATCCACAAGGTTGGGGGATTCGGTGAGGGTTTCTTCACCAGTTCCGAGGGATGGTTGCTTTGTAGCCCAAATCTGAATACGGAAAGCGATCCGGAGAAGTTTCTCTGGGAGACGCTTCCCGAGGGCGAGGTCGGCCTGCGGACGCCTCCGGGAGGCGGACCGATCGCCGAGGAACAGAGCTACTCGGTCATGAGCGACGGTTCCTTCTTCTGTGTCTACCGCTCGGTCGACGGGCATCCCGTCTGCGCAACCAGTCGGGATCGGGGGCGAACCTGGTCGGAGCCGGCCTACATGGCCTACCCGGACGGTCGCCTGATGAGACATCCCCGGGCGGCCAATTTCGCCTGGAAGTGTGCGAACGGGAAATACCTGTATTGGTTCCACAACCATGGTGGGCGTTGGTATGATGATCGCAATCCGGTCTGGCTTTGCGGCGGGGTCGAACGGCAGACGTCGGACGGGTTGGTCATCGACTGGAGTCAGCCGGAGATTGTGCTCTATGATGACGATCCCTATGTGCGGATGAGCTACCCGGACCTGCTGGAGGAGGACGGGCGCTTTTATCTCTCGGAAACGCAGAAGCATCTTCCGCGAATTCATGAGGTCAGCCGCGAATTGGTGGAAGGGCTCTGGGGGCAGTTCGAGGCGCCGGCGGACTGTGCCCGGGGGCGGGTTCTTGATCTCTCCCTGGACGGCGGTCGTGAGCACGAGGTGGCATTGCCGGAACTGCCGGATTTCCTCGGCCGGGATGTCAGCCGTCCCGATCACGGAACCGGCGATTTTCGCAGGGGGGTCAGCATTGGTTTTCAGATCCGTCGGCCGGCGGCCGACGGAACCCTCGTTCTCCTCGATTCGCGGGCGCCGGATTGGCGGGGAATCATACTGAGGGTCGATCCGAAGGGGGGATTCGGCATGCTGCTTTCGGATGGTCGCACCCATGCGTCCTGGAAGACCGAGGATGGTGTTCTCGGCCAGGATGTGGTTCACAACGTGACCATCATTCTCGATGGAGGTCCCAAGATCATCAGCATCCTTGTTGATGGTCAGTTGCTCGACGGCGGTCGTGAGCGCCAGTTCGGGTGGAGCCGTTTCAGTCCCCATTTCCGCGGGGTCAACGGGATGCCGATGGCCCGGG